The Haloplanus natans DSM 17983 DNA segment TCAGTCGGGGATGAGCTCGCAGAAGAGCTCAGTGAGTTCGGATACAACGTCGAAATAGACCTCATAGACGCGTTCGACCTTCGAGATGTAGTCGATGCGGTCGTGAGTGTGGCGAGAAAAAACCCTGACCAGGAGATCTACGTGAACATTACAGGCGGTACAAACCTGATGGCTGGAGCAGCCACTGCCTCCGCTTTCTTCATCGGGGCAACTCCCTACTACGTTCTGGAACCCCAGACCGGAGAAGAATCAATTGACGAACTGGTACAGAAGCTCCCCTCACCTACCCAGCCGTTGAATTTCGAGATAGAGGGGCTGCAACTCGATGTTCTGGAAACACTCGGTAGGTGGGATGAGGAGGGACGGAAAGGCGTGATACTCCGAGAGATCGGTGAGGAACTGAGCGAGTCATCCCAGAAAATCAGTTACCATGTCAGCCAGCTGGAGGAGAAGGGCCTAGTCGAAACAGAAATGGAGGGGAG contains these protein-coding regions:
- a CDS encoding HFX_2341 family transcriptional regulator domain-containing protein, which encodes MSLHIVPHGETTVHIKRGLQAHGSADHVQLLTSEKFRSVGDELAEELSEFGYNVEIDLIDAFDLRDVVDAVVSVARKNPDQEIYVNITGGTNLMAGAATASAFFIGATPYYVLEPQTGEESIDELVQKLPSPTQPLNFEIEGLQLDVLETLGRWDEEGRKGVILREIGEELSESSQKISYHVSQLEEKGLVETEMEGRTKHVYVTDVGRLYLQWTSHE